The Microbacter sp. GSS18 genome has a segment encoding these proteins:
- a CDS encoding lycopene cyclase domain-containing protein: MPGLYLAAILVSTAGIGTIDARYRLAAFAAPVRTAVAVMAGTLFFLAWDLVGIATGVFVKGDSSLYVGVDLAPQLPLEEPVFLAFLCYLALVVHGAARRVADAREASRVARSGEEAG; encoded by the coding sequence GTGCCCGGACTCTACCTCGCGGCGATCCTGGTCTCGACGGCGGGCATCGGCACGATCGATGCCCGCTATCGTCTCGCGGCCTTCGCCGCGCCCGTCCGCACGGCCGTGGCGGTGATGGCGGGCACGCTCTTCTTCCTGGCGTGGGATCTCGTCGGCATCGCCACGGGGGTGTTCGTCAAGGGCGACTCGTCGCTCTACGTCGGCGTCGACCTCGCTCCGCAGCTCCCGCTCGAGGAGCCGGTGTTCCTGGCGTTCCTGTGCTACCTGGCCCTCGTCGTCCACGGTGCCGCGCGCAGGGTCGCGGACGCGCGCGAAGCCTCCCGCGTCGCCCGGTCCGGGGAGGAGGCCGGATGA
- a CDS encoding lycopene cyclase domain-containing protein, whose product MTYPLIVVPFTLVTLAVTLATVRRPRFGRRMAASGVAAVVLVGLTAVFDNAMIAAGLFTYPAEHLSGLRIGLAPLEDFSYPVCAAFLVPAVFSLLPAHERAQEAT is encoded by the coding sequence ATGACCTACCCGCTCATCGTCGTGCCGTTCACGCTCGTGACGCTCGCCGTGACGCTCGCCACGGTGCGGCGGCCGCGGTTCGGGCGGCGCATGGCGGCATCCGGCGTCGCCGCGGTCGTCCTCGTCGGCCTCACGGCGGTCTTCGACAACGCCATGATCGCCGCGGGACTGTTCACCTATCCGGCCGAGCACCTCAGCGGCCTTCGGATCGGTCTCGCCCCGCTCGAGGACTTCTCGTACCCCGTGTGCGCGGCGTTCCTCGTCCCCGCCGTGTTCTCGCTGCTGCCCGCCCACGAACGCGCCCAGGAGGCGACATGA
- a CDS encoding zinc-dependent metalloprotease encodes MADDDRSPEEEFEELLRNLLGGAPGELDAEQLSKLSGMQIDPAMMQTVMRHLQGAFASGDDGISWDMAERQALHIANQDGLGVTSGQASDMDQAFSLANLWLSEATAISQLASAPSAITRGGWVESTLPVWQELAEPVAGSIADALTAALASQTPEEMQGLVQGAGRLMRTVGGSLFASQLGQVVGELSKEVVSGGDVGIPLMPDGTAAVLPQNFAMLGSELEIPDDQLALYIAARELAHARLFRHARWLRLHVISQVTEFARGIHVDTDALEDLASRFDPSEPEELRRAIESGALLPTRSEAQDAALERLENLLATIEGWVDVVTADATARIPSAERIAEMVRRRRAVGGPAERALGSLVGLELRPRRMREAAAMWRAVTDAVGVAARDALWDYPDLMPGAEDIDDPSSLVARLEARARGEEPATDEMDDALARLLAGEEPSADAPGEDDGDESGEDDGDESGEQPDDHRPV; translated from the coding sequence GTGGCTGACGACGATCGCTCTCCCGAAGAGGAGTTCGAGGAACTGCTGCGCAATCTGCTCGGCGGCGCCCCGGGCGAACTCGATGCCGAGCAGCTGTCAAAGCTGTCGGGCATGCAGATCGACCCGGCGATGATGCAGACGGTGATGCGCCACCTGCAGGGGGCCTTCGCCTCCGGCGACGACGGGATCTCATGGGACATGGCCGAGCGCCAGGCCCTGCACATCGCAAATCAGGACGGCCTCGGCGTGACGAGCGGACAGGCGTCCGACATGGATCAGGCGTTCTCCCTGGCCAACCTGTGGCTGAGCGAGGCGACCGCCATCTCGCAGCTGGCCTCGGCTCCGAGCGCCATAACGCGCGGCGGCTGGGTCGAGTCGACCCTGCCGGTCTGGCAGGAGCTGGCCGAGCCGGTCGCAGGCAGCATCGCCGACGCGCTCACCGCGGCGCTGGCGTCGCAGACGCCCGAGGAGATGCAGGGTCTGGTCCAGGGAGCGGGACGCCTCATGCGGACCGTCGGCGGCTCGCTGTTCGCCTCCCAGCTCGGACAGGTCGTCGGCGAGCTGTCGAAGGAGGTCGTCAGCGGCGGCGACGTCGGCATCCCGCTCATGCCCGACGGCACCGCGGCGGTGCTCCCCCAGAACTTCGCGATGCTCGGCTCCGAGCTGGAGATCCCGGATGACCAGCTCGCGCTGTACATCGCGGCCCGCGAGCTCGCCCACGCGCGCCTGTTCCGGCACGCGCGATGGCTGCGTCTGCACGTGATCTCGCAGGTCACCGAGTTCGCGCGCGGGATCCACGTCGACACGGATGCGCTCGAGGATCTCGCCTCGCGGTTCGATCCGTCGGAGCCCGAGGAACTGCGTCGCGCCATCGAGAGCGGCGCGCTGCTGCCGACCCGCTCGGAGGCGCAGGACGCGGCGCTCGAGCGGCTCGAGAACCTGCTTGCCACGATCGAGGGGTGGGTCGACGTCGTCACGGCCGACGCGACCGCGCGCATTCCGTCCGCGGAGCGCATCGCCGAGATGGTCCGCCGGCGACGCGCCGTGGGCGGACCGGCGGAGCGCGCGCTCGGCTCGCTCGTCGGCCTCGAGCTGCGACCGCGCCGCATGCGCGAGGCGGCGGCGATGTGGCGCGCGGTCACCGACGCCGTGGGTGTCGCGGCACGCGATGCGCTGTGGGACTACCCCGACCTGATGCCCGGGGCCGAGGACATCGACGATCCGTCGTCGCTGGTCGCCCGTCTCGAGGCCCGGGCTCGCGGCGAGGAACCGGCCACCGACGAGATGGACGACGCGCTCGCCCGGCTGCTGGCGGGCGAGGAGCCCTCGGCCGACGCACCCGGCGAGGACGACGGAGACGAGTCCGGCGAGGACGACGGAGACGAGTCCGGCGAGCAGCCGGACGACCACAGGCCGGTCTGA
- a CDS encoding prenyltransferase, translating into MTTGALTPARVARELLVSSRPVSWINTAYPFAAAYLLTTRAIDPTLVIGTLFFLVPYNLAMYGINDVFDYESDMRNPRKGGAHGAVLDRRMHRITLWAAGISCAPFVVFLALVGSPASWAVLAASLFFVVFYSAPPLRLKEVPFADSVTSSIHFFSPAVYGLVLAGAVWTWQLAIVIVAFALWGVASHAFGAVQDVVADREAGISSIATARGARWTVWFALACYAAAGATMLATTWPGPLAAVVAVPYLVAVWPYRRITDDTAHEATAGWRRFLWINQLAGFLVTLLLIWYAILTA; encoded by the coding sequence ATGACGACAGGGGCTCTCACGCCCGCTCGCGTGGCACGAGAGCTCCTCGTGTCGTCACGACCGGTGAGCTGGATCAACACCGCCTATCCGTTCGCGGCGGCCTACCTGCTCACAACGCGCGCGATCGATCCGACCCTCGTGATCGGAACGCTGTTCTTCCTCGTCCCGTACAACCTCGCCATGTACGGCATCAACGACGTGTTCGACTACGAGTCCGACATGCGCAACCCCCGCAAGGGGGGCGCGCACGGCGCTGTCCTCGACCGGCGCATGCATCGCATCACGCTGTGGGCGGCCGGCATCTCGTGCGCGCCGTTCGTGGTCTTCCTCGCCCTCGTCGGGTCCCCCGCCTCGTGGGCCGTGCTCGCGGCGAGTCTCTTCTTCGTCGTGTTCTACAGCGCACCGCCCCTGCGGCTGAAGGAGGTGCCGTTCGCCGACTCGGTCACCAGCAGCATCCACTTCTTCTCTCCGGCGGTCTACGGGCTCGTCCTCGCCGGCGCCGTCTGGACCTGGCAGCTCGCGATCGTCATCGTCGCGTTCGCCCTGTGGGGCGTCGCATCGCACGCGTTCGGCGCGGTTCAGGACGTCGTCGCCGACCGCGAAGCGGGGATCTCGTCGATCGCCACCGCGCGCGGTGCGCGCTGGACGGTGTGGTTCGCGCTGGCCTGCTACGCCGCCGCGGGCGCGACGATGCTCGCGACGACCTGGCCCGGCCCCCTGGCCGCCGTCGTCGCCGTGCCGTATCTCGTCGCCGTGTGGCCCTACCGCCGCATCACCGACGACACCGCGCACGAGGCCACGGCCGGATGGCGCCGGTTCCTGTGGATCAATCAGCTCGCGGGCTTCCTGGTGACCCTCCTGCTGATCTGGTACGCCATCCTCACGGCCTGA
- the nudC gene encoding NAD(+) diphosphatase, which produces MSSPDSAPPALARAEIDRSAAEREDPGLLDRLRADPSTRVLLVSRDQAPIARSGGPAWTTPDDAPADAEWALLGRAGDGAALVAAVIAGDPPPVADAEWAGLRTVGADLSAEDAGAFVTAVALGRWLRDAPHCPACGERTVIEQAGWSRRCPSCGRQHFPRTDPAVIVAVTSAVDPDRLLLGSNAMWGGSRYSCFAGFVEAGESLEQAVHREVEEEAGVEVAGLDYRGSQAWPYPRSLMVGFLARAEDDAAARPDGEEILDVRWFTRDEIGAGLRGEGPVGLPGPASIAHGLIAQWYAGRA; this is translated from the coding sequence ATGTCGTCGCCCGACAGCGCGCCGCCGGCGCTGGCCCGAGCAGAGATCGACCGGTCGGCGGCCGAGCGCGAGGACCCGGGACTGCTGGATCGACTGCGTGCGGACCCGTCGACGCGCGTGCTGCTGGTGTCGCGCGATCAGGCGCCCATCGCGCGGTCCGGCGGGCCGGCGTGGACGACGCCTGATGATGCGCCCGCCGACGCCGAATGGGCTCTGCTGGGGCGTGCGGGCGACGGGGCCGCGCTGGTCGCCGCCGTCATCGCCGGCGATCCGCCGCCCGTGGCCGACGCGGAGTGGGCGGGATTGCGAACGGTCGGGGCCGACCTGTCGGCCGAGGACGCCGGGGCGTTCGTGACAGCGGTCGCGCTCGGGCGCTGGCTGCGCGACGCACCGCACTGCCCAGCGTGCGGCGAGCGCACGGTGATCGAGCAGGCGGGTTGGTCGCGGCGCTGCCCCTCCTGCGGACGGCAGCACTTCCCGCGGACGGATCCGGCCGTCATCGTGGCCGTCACCAGCGCGGTCGACCCCGATCGCCTCCTGCTCGGCTCGAACGCCATGTGGGGCGGCAGCCGGTATTCGTGCTTCGCGGGGTTCGTCGAGGCGGGCGAGTCGCTCGAGCAGGCGGTCCACCGCGAGGTGGAGGAGGAGGCCGGCGTCGAGGTCGCGGGCCTGGACTATCGCGGATCGCAGGCTTGGCCGTATCCGCGCTCGCTCATGGTCGGCTTCCTGGCCCGCGCCGAGGACGACGCCGCGGCCCGACCGGACGGCGAGGAGATCCTCGACGTCCGGTGGTTCACGCGGGATGAGATCGGAGCGGGGCTGCGCGGCGAGGGTCCGGTCGGGCTCCCCGGGCCCGCCTCGATCGCGCACGGCCTGATCGCCCAGTGGTACGCGGGTCGCGCATGA
- a CDS encoding UPF0182 family protein, with protein sequence MTTTSAPNAATPSRSRRVIAISLAVIAALVVAFFIFANLFTDWLWYAQLGFESVLVTQWIARVVMFAIGFLGMAVPVWLAIQLAYRLRPVYARLSSQLDRYQEVVEPLRRLAMWGIPVFFGFFAGFAASAQWETTWLWFNGAATNQTDPEFGLDTGFYLFAMPFYTSLIGFVSAVLLVCLLVTAAVAYLYGAVRIGQRELRISKSARIQLAVLAGLYLLVQGVSLWLDRYRTLVEPGGMGRITGPGYTEANAVIPGQTVLAIIAVVVAILFFVTAIIGRWRYPLIATALLVVSAIVVGVGYPWVVRTFQVQPNQLSLESQYYERNLEMTKSAYGIDELDKIDYTAEVTTEAGQLREDADTTASIRIMDPAIIGPTVRQLEQYRAYYQFAEPLDVDRYEIDGQSQDTIVSVRELNTDQLGAASNWQNNVLVYTHGYGIVAAAGNERTADGNPVFLERGIPAQGFLSDQEDFQPRVYFGETSPEYSIVGAPEGTDPIELDYPSGTEGSNSETRTTFDGDGGPSLSSVFSRLLYALKFQSEQILFSDSVNEDSQILYDRDPSLRVQKVAPYLTLDSDPYPSVVDGRVVWIIDGYTLSANYPYSTTVSLQQAIEDSNNTAPRFALDDINYVRNSVKATVDAYDGSVTLYAWDEEDPLLQAWQNVYPSTLKSVDEMSGELMSHVRYPTDLFKIQRALLGVYHVDDARAFFQRDNAWATPNDPQTDARLQPPYYLTMQMPGQDDPSYSMFTTFIPSSEAGTASRNVLMGYLAVDANAGDTAGEKSDDYGKLRLLEISAETTVPGPGQVQNRFDSDTEVSSQINILQQGQSEVLNGNLLTLPVGGGLLYVQPVFVQASQGTQLPTIRKILVAFGDEIAFEDTLDEALNALFGGESGATTGDEGVSPTPSPDATPSPDATPSPSPSPTEPAVPADEYQAALEEARQAMLDRDAALAAGDWTAYGEADARLTAAVETLIELSGE encoded by the coding sequence GTGACCACGACCTCGGCGCCGAATGCGGCCACACCCTCCCGTTCCCGACGCGTCATCGCGATTTCGCTGGCGGTGATCGCCGCCCTCGTGGTGGCCTTCTTCATCTTCGCCAACCTCTTCACCGACTGGCTGTGGTATGCGCAGCTGGGCTTCGAATCGGTGCTCGTGACACAGTGGATCGCCAGGGTGGTGATGTTCGCGATCGGGTTCCTGGGCATGGCGGTGCCGGTATGGCTCGCGATCCAGCTGGCGTATCGCCTGCGGCCCGTCTACGCGCGGCTGAGCTCGCAGCTGGACCGCTATCAGGAGGTCGTCGAGCCGCTGCGGCGGCTGGCGATGTGGGGCATCCCGGTGTTCTTCGGCTTCTTCGCCGGATTCGCCGCGTCGGCCCAGTGGGAGACCACGTGGCTGTGGTTCAACGGCGCGGCCACCAACCAGACGGACCCCGAGTTCGGGCTGGACACCGGCTTCTACCTGTTCGCCATGCCGTTCTACACCTCGCTGATCGGGTTCGTCTCGGCGGTGCTGCTGGTGTGTCTGCTCGTGACGGCCGCGGTCGCCTACCTGTACGGCGCCGTGCGGATCGGCCAGCGCGAGCTGCGCATCTCGAAGTCGGCGCGCATCCAGCTCGCGGTGCTCGCCGGCCTCTACCTGCTCGTGCAGGGTGTGAGCCTGTGGCTCGACCGGTACCGCACCCTCGTCGAGCCCGGCGGCATGGGGCGCATCACCGGCCCCGGCTACACCGAGGCCAACGCCGTCATCCCCGGTCAGACCGTGCTCGCCATCATCGCCGTGGTCGTGGCGATCCTGTTCTTCGTCACGGCGATCATCGGCCGCTGGCGCTACCCGCTCATCGCGACCGCACTGCTGGTCGTCTCCGCGATCGTGGTGGGGGTCGGCTACCCCTGGGTCGTCCGGACCTTCCAGGTGCAGCCGAACCAGCTCTCGCTCGAGAGCCAGTACTACGAGCGCAACCTCGAGATGACCAAGTCCGCGTACGGCATCGACGAACTCGACAAGATCGACTACACCGCAGAGGTCACGACCGAGGCGGGACAGCTGCGCGAGGACGCCGACACGACGGCGTCGATCCGCATCATGGATCCCGCGATCATCGGACCCACGGTGCGGCAGCTCGAGCAGTACCGCGCGTACTACCAGTTCGCCGAGCCGCTGGACGTCGACCGCTACGAGATCGACGGGCAGTCGCAGGACACCATCGTCTCGGTGCGGGAGCTGAACACGGATCAGCTCGGCGCGGCGTCGAACTGGCAGAACAACGTCCTGGTGTACACCCACGGCTACGGCATCGTCGCAGCCGCGGGCAATGAGCGCACCGCGGACGGCAACCCCGTCTTCCTCGAGCGCGGCATCCCTGCGCAGGGCTTCCTGTCGGACCAGGAGGACTTCCAGCCGCGGGTGTACTTCGGCGAGACCTCGCCCGAGTACTCGATCGTCGGCGCGCCCGAGGGCACCGACCCGATCGAGCTCGACTACCCCTCCGGCACCGAGGGCTCGAACAGCGAGACGCGCACGACGTTCGACGGCGACGGCGGCCCCAGCCTGAGCAGCGTCTTCAGCCGTCTGCTGTACGCGCTGAAGTTCCAGTCCGAGCAGATCCTGTTCTCGGACTCCGTCAACGAGGACTCCCAGATCCTCTACGACCGCGATCCGAGCCTGCGCGTGCAGAAGGTCGCGCCCTACCTCACGCTCGACAGCGACCCGTACCCCAGCGTCGTCGACGGCCGCGTCGTGTGGATCATCGACGGCTACACCCTGAGTGCGAACTACCCGTACTCCACGACGGTGAGCCTGCAGCAGGCGATCGAGGACTCCAACAACACCGCGCCGCGGTTCGCGCTGGACGACATCAACTACGTCCGCAACTCCGTGAAGGCGACCGTCGACGCGTACGACGGATCGGTCACCCTGTACGCGTGGGATGAGGAGGACCCGCTCCTCCAGGCGTGGCAGAACGTGTACCCGTCGACGCTGAAGTCCGTGGACGAGATGTCGGGCGAGCTGATGAGCCACGTGCGGTACCCCACGGACCTGTTCAAGATCCAGCGGGCGCTGCTCGGCGTCTACCACGTCGACGACGCGCGAGCGTTCTTCCAGCGCGACAACGCGTGGGCGACGCCGAACGACCCGCAGACCGACGCGCGTCTCCAGCCGCCGTACTACCTGACGATGCAGATGCCGGGTCAGGACGACCCGAGCTACTCGATGTTCACGACCTTCATCCCGTCGTCCGAGGCCGGCACGGCCAGCCGCAACGTGCTGATGGGATATCTCGCCGTCGACGCGAACGCGGGTGACACCGCGGGCGAGAAGAGCGACGACTACGGCAAGCTGCGGCTGCTCGAGATCTCCGCCGAGACGACGGTGCCCGGTCCCGGCCAGGTGCAGAACCGGTTCGACTCCGACACCGAGGTGTCCTCGCAGATCAACATCCTGCAGCAGGGCCAGTCCGAGGTGCTCAACGGCAATCTGCTGACGCTTCCGGTGGGCGGCGGGCTCCTGTACGTCCAGCCGGTGTTCGTCCAGGCCTCGCAGGGCACGCAGCTGCCGACGATCCGGAAGATCCTGGTGGCCTTCGGCGACGAGATCGCGTTCGAGGACACCCTCGACGAGGCTCTCAACGCGCTGTTCGGCGGCGAGTCGGGCGCCACGACCGGTGACGAGGGCGTGTCGCCCACGCCGTCGCCGGACGCCACGCCGTCGCCCGACGCCACGCCGTCCCCCAGCCCGTCGCCGACCGAGCCTGCGGTTCCCGCCGACGAGTACCAGGCGGCGCTGGAGGAGGCCCGGCAGGCCATGCTGGACCGCGACGCCGCTCTCGCGGCCGGCGACTGGACCGCCTATGGCGAGGCCGACGCTCGACTCACGGCTGCCGTCGAGACGCTCATCGAGCTCAGCGGCGAGTGA
- a CDS encoding ATP-dependent helicase has protein sequence MSGGALDGLDERQREAAAALRGPVAVLAGAGTGKTRVITHRIAHGVDTGAFSPGRVMAVTFTAKAAGEMRGRLHGLGVEGVAARTFHAAALAQLNYFWPTVAGDSAPRLVDNKVRVLAHAADGIGLDPDVATLRDVASEIEWRKVSMRSIEQYAAERPRGVGRMPVERVVDLQRAYEKLKDERRQIDFEDVLLACAGMLEAEPKVSRAVREQYRHFTVDEFQDVSPLQHRLLDLWVGDRRDLCVVGDASQTIYSFAGADAGFLLDFARRYEDARVVRLETSYRSDAVILDVANELMRDRPGALHLVAREESGAPLPTVDAFADDAAEARAIADAVAAQIRAGAEPTQIAVLYRAHAQSAEIATALAAHGIATTVLGGKRFFDLPEVRQAIMALRGASVAPIPSGFVDAVRDVLRSLGLTDEPPQAGGALRDAWEARAAILRLAQEAPETATLRTFTDELVARAKAQHEPAMRTVTLATLHAAKGLEWDHVHLAGLAEGLLPIAYADTLAAVDEERRLLYVGITRAARSLSLTWARGPRERQPSRFLREIGNRTLRAVGASGSAGAARRRGGSATASARAR, from the coding sequence ATGAGCGGCGGCGCACTGGACGGTCTCGATGAGCGGCAGCGAGAAGCGGCGGCCGCACTGCGCGGCCCCGTGGCGGTGCTCGCCGGTGCGGGCACCGGCAAGACACGTGTGATCACCCACCGCATCGCCCACGGCGTCGACACCGGAGCGTTCTCTCCGGGTCGCGTCATGGCGGTGACGTTCACCGCGAAGGCGGCGGGCGAGATGCGCGGGCGGCTGCACGGGCTCGGTGTCGAGGGCGTCGCCGCGCGGACGTTCCACGCCGCCGCGCTGGCCCAGCTGAATTACTTCTGGCCGACCGTCGCGGGCGACAGCGCCCCGCGGCTCGTCGACAACAAGGTGCGCGTGCTCGCGCACGCCGCGGACGGCATCGGACTCGACCCCGACGTCGCGACCCTCCGGGACGTGGCCTCGGAGATCGAATGGCGCAAAGTCAGCATGCGCTCGATAGAGCAGTACGCCGCCGAGCGCCCTCGCGGGGTCGGGCGGATGCCGGTCGAGCGGGTCGTGGACCTGCAGCGAGCCTACGAGAAGCTCAAGGACGAGCGCCGCCAGATCGACTTCGAGGACGTGCTGCTCGCGTGCGCGGGCATGCTCGAGGCCGAGCCGAAGGTGTCGCGCGCGGTGCGCGAGCAGTATCGCCATTTCACGGTGGACGAGTTCCAGGACGTCTCGCCGCTGCAGCATCGCCTCCTCGACCTGTGGGTCGGGGACCGGCGCGACCTGTGCGTGGTCGGCGACGCCAGCCAGACGATCTACTCGTTCGCCGGCGCCGATGCCGGGTTCCTGCTCGACTTCGCGCGCCGGTACGAGGACGCCCGCGTCGTGCGGCTGGAGACGAGCTACCGGTCGGACGCGGTCATCCTCGACGTGGCCAACGAACTGATGCGCGACCGGCCCGGCGCCCTTCACCTGGTCGCCCGCGAGGAGTCCGGTGCTCCGCTGCCGACCGTGGATGCGTTCGCGGACGACGCGGCCGAGGCGCGAGCGATCGCCGACGCGGTCGCGGCCCAGATCCGGGCCGGCGCCGAGCCCACCCAGATCGCCGTGCTCTACCGCGCCCATGCCCAATCGGCCGAGATCGCCACCGCGCTCGCAGCGCACGGCATCGCGACGACGGTCCTGGGCGGGAAGCGCTTCTTCGACCTGCCCGAGGTGCGGCAGGCGATCATGGCGCTTCGCGGCGCCTCCGTCGCCCCGATCCCGTCGGGGTTCGTCGACGCCGTCCGCGACGTCCTGCGCTCTCTCGGGCTCACCGACGAGCCGCCGCAGGCCGGAGGCGCCCTGCGCGATGCGTGGGAGGCCCGCGCTGCGATCCTGCGGCTCGCGCAGGAGGCCCCCGAGACGGCGACGCTTCGGACGTTCACGGACGAACTCGTGGCCCGCGCGAAGGCCCAGCATGAGCCGGCGATGCGCACCGTGACCCTCGCGACGCTCCACGCCGCGAAGGGTCTGGAGTGGGACCACGTTCATCTCGCGGGCCTCGCCGAGGGACTGCTCCCGATCGCCTACGCCGACACGCTCGCCGCCGTCGACGAGGAGCGTCGTCTGCTGTACGTCGGGATCACGCGTGCGGCGCGGTCGCTGTCGCTGACATGGGCGCGCGGTCCGCGCGAGCGTCAGCCGTCGCGATTCCTGCGAGAGATCGGCAACCGCACTCTGCGTGCGGTCGGTGCCAGCGGCTCCGCCGGTGCAGCGCGCCGTCGTGGAGGGTCAGCGACCGCATCCGCGCGCGCCCGCTGA